From the genome of Henningerozyma blattae CBS 6284 chromosome 8, complete genome:
aatttgaCACTTATATTGGCAAATAATCCATTAGGTATTAAACTGAATGAAGAACTGGCAAGATTTTTTAGcgaattatttttatggattattgaattttggtataatttttatattaaaacgTTTATCCAATATGATACATTatctaaaattatttccaCTATTTCCATCATGAGTTCTATTTGCGGTGCAACTTTTGgattatcaattataattgatattttctCTTTATTGACTTTATCcatatatttattctatCGTATCAGCAACAAATTATATCATTGGCAATTTAACGTAATGGTTagtttaatttatttgttttttggtaaaaaaattaatggatTACGTAATAGAATTGACAATCATCAATTCCAATtggatgaattattattgggaacattattatttattactttattattcCTTACACCGACCATATTGGCATTTTATTTAACCTTTACTATTTTACAGATGATATCAATgacttttgaaattattattgaatcaGAAATCGCTTTAATTAATCATTTCCCATTGTTTGCCTTATTATTACGAATTAAGGATCCCAGAAGAATCCCTGGTGGCATCATTATTGAATCCAAAATCgatactaatattaattcaaatggtATTAGATACATACTGAAAAACAAATCTATTAATGCTTCAAATATGCTTCAACcctattttttattaattgacaaccttttaaaatcatatttttcaattgaagcTACGACTAAAATACTAAAGGGCCATCCAATTACTATAAATCGTTATAAATTATACCAAGTCCTTTATTCATCTTTACCTTCTGAACCAGTCCATATTCTTGATATAtatgaagatttaaaagataGAATAACTAATGGGTAATAGATCCATAAACTTATTGTAATGAATGCTATTGAAATCTTTATATATGCTATATACACGTTAATATAATAGATTGTTAATATGTAGAATATTAATGAGAGTAGAAAttgttaaaattttttattaatttcatttaactGTATTACTTCTTTCTTTTAGTTGTAGCTTTTGCttcctttaatttctttggAGCACCTTTACCACGAGATTTCTTGAATTCCACTCTAGAAACTCTATAATATTCTTCAGGATCGatcaatttaatattaggGAAAATGGCTTTAActtgtttaaatttgatgaaGTCTGGATTACCATAATAGTTTATTAGTGAAGGACCCCGGAGATTTCTTGATAAGAATTTAGCACCTGTCCTTTTATTTGTTGGGTTTAGTGTTCGATTAAATATGCGAGCCTGAATCTCAGCTACATCACGTAGtctatttttcaattgtgacatgattatttgaatttattgttgatttagcttaatattattcacTAATTAGCAAGgttttgtatatttttaaaagtcaatttttaaagctGCAACTAAAATATCCGAGATGGATATATCtcttaagaaaaaaaggcGGTTGATTCTTAATAGACACACAGTTTCAATGCCACAAGTTCAAATTTCTAATTATCTgtcaaaaaaacaaaaaactaaaaaccAAAGGTATCATTATAATCAAAACAATAATGatagatatatttaatagaaatgaaataaatatgataagataaaatagattataataaatatatataaaaaaaaataaaactattaaaaTACAAAGACTTAAAGATAACTCAAATTTTTTCGTTCTTCTATTTTAGTATCCTTTGTAATGTAATTTAAAGTATAGTATTTTACAAAGATAATTATAGTGTTACTGTTattatactaataataataataatattttaatataaaagtaaaataataataatatagattaatattaatgagAAGATGAGGAAAAGtagttgtttttttatattttttgttaaattttttgaatttttaaattttgtttaataaaatatatgaaatgatatgaaataaagaatggatatgtatatatacatcaaatcattaaaacaattacCAGGAGACAGCTTCAGTGGTTTCTTCAGCCCATTCGGCGGCTTCAGCTTGTTCTTCAACTTCTTCTTCCTTAGCTTCTTCATCGGCACCTTCTTCAGCGGCAGCAGATTCTTCAGCAGTTTGTTgttcaatttcttctggGTTTCTGTAGAAGTACAAATCTGGCATGATAGACCATGGTTGAGTTCTGTCAGCTAAGGCACCTCTTAATCTTAAAACTTCTCTGGCCAATAAGTACCAGATTAAACCTAAGGAGTGCTTACCTCTGTTGTTACATGGGATAGCAACATCAACGTATTCAGATGGGGAATCCAAATCAGTTAAAGCAATAACTGGGATGTTAACGTAAGAAGCTTCCTTGATAGCTTGAGCATCGGATCTTGGATCGGTAACAATGACTAATCTTGGTTCCTTGAAAGATCTGGTGATATAATTGGTGAAAGAACCTGGAGTGAATCTACCAGCAATGGCGGTAGCACCAGTGTGAGCAGAGAACTTCAAGACAGCTCTTTGACCGTAAGTTCTGGAAGAGATGGCAACAACATCTTCAGCATTTGGAATGGCAGCAATGATTCTAGCAGCCAAGACCAATTTTTCCCAAGTCTTACCGACGTTAATAACGTTAACACCATCTGGTCTAGTTTGGAAAACGTATGGTTCTTGATGAACTTGGACATTTCTAGCACCTAAGTGGGTGTTAGCGGCCAACAATAATTGGGCATCTTCTGGAGTCAAGTCAAAAGTAGCTGGTAGGGACATTGTGGGTCTCGTGTATAATGTGGGCTATCTCTTCTGGACGTATTGAAAAACCTTTCGAATATATTACGCAACCTACAAGTATATGccttaataatatacacTATTTTTTATGTATATTTCATATGATTTCTTGCAAAATTTCACACACATCATGCATTACAGAATTGGGCTCCATTACCCGTTCCCGTGCAACTTTTCCCTCCTACTGCCATTTTCCAATAGCTTAATCGCTGGCTTTGTTTCTTCCATGAATTTTGGTTGAAATTTTCGTCAGACAAAGTTTCTGCCTAGTTCGGTTATCTCTCCTTCTAATTTTCTCGGCCTTTTGGAACGGTCCTAGTAATTCTAGGCAGCGTTTCTGTCTAGAACACGACTCGGCATTCCTTCTAAAGCTAGAAGGAACTCGGCATGAGAACTGGAAAATAATGTACGGGTGAACAGTCTTGAAAGGCTTTTATTCACATGAAATTTgtgaaaagaaaatacattgaaaaaaaaaaatagtcaAAAGTTTCGAAcctgaaaaatttatcaatgaaATTTAGATTTCCATTTTGGGATTTTTCGgagttttgaaaaaatatttatctatTTAAGTAAAGAGGAAATTCttgattttgttttattaagGGAGTTCTTGCTTATATTACATAGGGCTTAGCCCAAGGGTTTATTTATGTTCTATACGATATTATAAATAGTGTGCTATTTTTAGAATGTAGTATACAATAATATagttcaaaaaaataatcttgGTTGATTAGACTTCCATATTAGTCAACCCTAAATCTTCGTTTTGTCTATCAGTTCTTACGAAATCTTCGATTTTCATGTTTGGATCTTCATCTGGAGCGTAAACATTTTGAATGTATGAACCGGCCAATGGATCAGTCATGATGACGGTAAAGTTCAATTTACCTGCAATGGcttcttttaatttggCAAAGAAATCCATCCAACGTTTTTTAGTTTCTTCATCCATAGAATCAGAAGTTTGACTGAAAACACGGgcttctaattcttcataaACTTGTCTTAATAAACCTTCTAATGTGGTAAAACGACCACCTAATGTACCTTCTTGAATATCTAAGTTTAATTCTGGAACGACCATTGAACAGGTCTCACTCTTTAAGATATCACGAGACAAATCAGCTGCGTCATCACAGAATAAAGTAATCTTTCTTCCTTTCTCTGGAATGGCCCCACCGGTTTTAACTTCATTAGATTTGTAACCACAGTTCTCACATTTGGTTGACATGATAATAACTTCTTTGAAATGTGGAATATTAACTGGTTTCATATGAGTTTCACATTCTTTTGTACAAGATGGACAACCACCTTTGAAAGTTTGGACttcattattgaaattttcaatatctgtTTCATCTGATAAAAATTgagttttattttctgtAGCTTCAgatttatttctttcacgtttagataattcttttaatttagcTTGACGACGTTCTTCTAATTGATCTCTAGTTATGATACCGACGGCAACATTATCTTCATCTGATCTAATATATTGAGTATGAGACCATTTATGTTGTGGTTCGCCCGGCTTATATTCAATCCATGAATTACCTGCTGGATCATCAACAATGAATGTTAATGGAACAGTGTTTGGTTCACAATTGATAtatgatttgatttttttaataactgCATCTATTTGATTATATAGATTTTCGTCGATAGATTTTCTAGTTTCTTGATCACTTTCTAGATCTTCGATCATTTCACTCAAAAGACCTTCTACAGTGGTTAATTGACCTCTCTTTGCTGGGATTTCAATATCTAATTCAATGAATTTACATGTGGCACTTTCGGATTTAATAACTTGTCTGTTAAAATCTTCACGACTTTCGACtttcaaaagatatttggagcctttttcttcaatttgaGATGCTGGTTGAATTTCAGAGTTCTTAAAACCACAATGTGGACACTCAAATGACATTAAAACGATTTCTCTGAAATATGGAATAGtagttaataataatctgGTAGTACCATTTTCATGACAGTTCATACAAAGAGATTCAATTTCTTGAACTGGATGTCCCATAGAATCTTCAGCACCAGTTAAAGTGACACCAGTATCATTTTCATGTTCGACTTCTTCAGCAGCTTCACCAACTGGTTTAAACAAatcttctttcttttcagacatattgttatttatttatcttaTCTTAATGTCTTTAGTTCTATTTTTGGTAAGTcaagataaatttaattaccAGAGACTTACGGTGAAGGGagtttaaattatatataaatatatatttcgTAACTGACGCCAATATAGTTTTAAACAATCGATGATTACAAATCTTACTCCATGAATAATTAACTCTACTAACTTTGTTTAACTCAATTGGGTCAGCtaatgaaatgaaaaatttcaaagagGAGATGAGCACCGCTACTACTAGAATATTCTAGAATTACAGACactagaaaaaaaaaaaaaaaaaaccaaaaatttacaaaaaataaatttagaaat
Proteins encoded in this window:
- the ZPR1 gene encoding zinc finger-containing protein ZPR1 (similar to Saccharomyces cerevisiae ZPR1 (YGR211W); ancestral locus Anc_5.120), producing the protein MSEKKEDLFKPVGEAAEEVEHENDTGVTLTGAEDSMGHPVQEIESLCMNCHENGTTRLLLTTIPYFREIVLMSFECPHCGFKNSEIQPASQIEEKGSKYLLKVESREDFNRQVIKSESATCKFIELDIEIPAKRGQLTTVEGLLSEMIEDLESDQETRKSIDENLYNQIDAVIKKIKSYINCEPNTVPLTFIVDDPAGNSWIEYKPGEPQHKWSHTQYIRSDEDNVAVGIITRDQLEERRQAKLKELSKRERNKSEATENKTQFLSDETDIENFNNEVQTFKGGCPSCTKECETHMKPVNIPHFKEVIIMSTKCENCGYKSNEVKTGGAIPEKGRKITLFCDDAADLSRDILKSETCSMVVPELNLDIQEGTLGGRFTTLEGLLRQVYEELEARVFSQTSDSMDEETKKRWMDFFAKLKEAIAGKLNFTVIMTDPLAGSYIQNVYAPDEDPNMKIEDFVRTDRQNEDLGLTNMEV
- the RSM27 gene encoding mitochondrial 37S ribosomal protein mS33 (similar to Saccharomyces cerevisiae RSM27 (YGR215W); ancestral locus Anc_5.115), with the protein product MSQLKNRLRDVAEIQARIFNRTLNPTNKRTGAKFLSRNLRGPSLINYYGNPDFIKFKQVKAIFPNIKLIDPEEYYRVSRVEFKKSRGKGAPKKLKEAKATTKRKK
- the RPS0A gene encoding 40S ribosomal protein uS2 (similar to Saccharomyces cerevisiae RPS0A (YGR214W) and RPS0B (YLR048W); ancestral locus Anc_5.116), which gives rise to MSLPATFDLTPEDAQLLLAANTHLGARNVQVHQEPYVFQTRPDGVNVINVGKTWEKLVLAARIIAAIPNAEDVVAISSRTYGQRAVLKFSAHTGATAIAGRFTPGSFTNYITRSFKEPRLVIVTDPRSDAQAIKEASYVNIPVIALTDLDSPSEYVDVAIPCNNRGKHSLGLIWYLLAREVLRLRGALADRTQPWSIMPDLYFYRNPEEIEQQTAEESAAAEEGADEEAKEEEVEEQAEAAEWAEETTEAVSW